The Oncorhynchus mykiss isolate Arlee chromosome 14, USDA_OmykA_1.1, whole genome shotgun sequence genome segment GGCATTTCAACACCTGCCAAATAAAAACCTTAAATGGCCCTGCTCCTGAAAAAGTTAATTGGGCCGGATAAGCTGAATTGGACTCGGCCTGGATAGCATTATCCGGAGCCCAGAGTAATATTATTCAACCCGGTCTGAATCATGCAAACCCTGCTGAAAAAGAACATTAACTTTTAATAACTGTAATAATTGTAATGCTTCTAGTGTCTTATATTCAATGGGTGCATGGCCCACAAACACTATGCCCATGTTTATATAGATTGATGGCTTTTCATTGAGTAGCATATAGATAACTGGTCAGTATTTCAATCAGATCTCAACCAAcataatacttttttttgttcATATGTCAAAAATACATCTTAATCTGGTTGTGATCTGGTTATAAGACGTTCCGACAAGATTTCAACTAGTAAAAGCCGTCTTTATCACGTTGTATGCCCTCTGGgtaaatgcttcaaaattcaccAAAAGTGACCTGATGATCTAATAGAACAAAACGTTTAAGATTTCCTAAGCCTGtatttaccacagaccttattttcggcaTTTATCCAACAACTCCATACTTTTTCCCATAGGCTTTGTTCAACAAACCATGgtggagttagtgcctacaaaaagatgCCATTACTGTTGCTCTCTATTGGTGACATTATTTTAATGCATCTGATTTGGTGAGTAATATTTTGTGAGGGCAAAGGTCACAGTCCAAAGCCCTTTGAACATTACAGTAGTACCACAATATAATCAACAAAGTACCTCCTAGTGGTAATTGTATGTAACGAAACGTTGGGAACGTTGGATTGTTGTTGCACCTACAGTGGGTCACTGTCATCCCAGCATCACACAAGCAGCCACGACGCAGATGGAGCTTCTGAATGCCAATTCGCGCTTCCTTCACGACAATATAGTTCAGTATGCCGACCGCCTCGCTGCCACTCTGCCCGACAAGCTGCGTGTCTTCTATTTTGTCAACTCAGGGTAAGACACCATGTCCCACAACCTATGACTTCCTCCTGAAACACAGCCCCAATGACATCCACGTAAGATATAGGAAGAATAATGTAATATGTATGTCTCCCAACAGCTCAGAGGCCAATGATCTGGCACTACGCTTGGCCCACCAGTACACCCAACATGAAGACGTCATTGTGCTTGACCAGTAAGGTTTCTCAAATCACACAAAAACTACTACTAATCTCAGTGGATTTCTTCTCTAAAATGTACTTCTTCCTcttttccccctcttcctccatacTAGTGCATATCATGGGCACCTGACTTCGCTCATCGATATCAGTCCATACAAGTTCCAGAAGCTGACAGGACAGAAAGAGTGGGTTCACGTGGTGTGTAAGAGGATAGATATGGCATGCCTCTATTTTTTTGCATGTGCTACAAAAAGCTAAAATTGTAATTTTCCTGTTTAACCCTTACAGGCACCCATACCAGACATCTATAGAGGTATATTCAGAGAGGACCATCCCAACCCAGCCCAGGCATATGCAGATACTGTGAAGGATGTGATAGACAAGGTGCACCAAAAAGGTCGCAAGGTACAGTAAATACAATAGGTTTTGCATGGAGAAGGAAAGTTTGAAAATAGTCTCAATTTGGACACAGAGCGGGGTGTAATGCTGATTAGTGTAGTAACAGTGTAATAACAATGTTCAGTATTGTACTAATTCTATGGATCTAATAACTCAAAACTGACTTGCAACCTACAGGTTTCTGCATTTTTTTCTGAGTCCTTGCCCAGTGTTGGAGGCCAAATCCTCTTGCCCAAGGGATACTCAACTAAAGTAGCAGAGTAGGTACTGCCTCTGAGCATAAAATATTAGTGCACTATTATACTGTCCCATTTTCTTATCGGTGAAGAAAAGGACGAAGAGCCAAATCCTCATTTGAGTTTGGATTGAGGCCATTATGATAGTAAAAGCTATTGCTTTTATCTTTGACATGTGACAGTGAGTGTTGGTATCTCTCGACAGATACGTGCGCTCTGCAGGGGGAGTGTTTGTGGCAGACGAGGTGCAAACAGGTTTTGGGCGTGTGGGGAGCCATTTCTGGGCCTTCCAGCTGCAGGGTGATGATTTTAGCCCTGACATAGTGACTATGGGCAAGCCGATGGGCAACGGACATCCCCTGTCATGTGTAGCAACCACAGCGGAGATCGCTGGGGCCTTCACAGCCAACGGAGTGGAGTACTTCAATACAGTGAGAAACTGGTGGCTATTACAACCTATATTCTGCCTATTAAATCATGTTAGCCGTGCACAAAAGTTCGTTAGGAGTCTCATCCCTAATCATGGTTTGTGGTTCTCCTGTGACTGTGCAGTTTGGCGGTAACCCAGTGTCGTGTGCCATCGGCCTGGCTGTCCTGGACGTGATTGAGAAGGAGGACCTGAGGGGGAACTCCTCAAGAGTAGGAGGACACCTATTGGACCGGCTGAGACAGCTACAGACCAAACATCCAATCATTGGAGATGTCCGGTAGGGTGCCTACGACGTGGATTATGTGAAGGGAATGTCTCTATAATAACTACTCACATATGACATTGCAGTCAACCTCATACTCTCTAGTCTACAGCATGATCCATTCGGAGATACTGGCTGAAGACAGTATACAATACCTGGCTTTGTGTTTACTCTTGGCAGTGGAGTGGGGCTGTTTGTGGGCTTGGAGATGGTCACCGACAAAGAACAGAGGACCCCAGCTACAGACGCAGCAGCGCAAGTTGTCAGAAGGTATGGGGTCAGACTGGTCATTCACTGCTGCGAGGCCTTGTGAAGAAACAACTATACAATCATATCAAAGTGTGTCAGTGTTTGCTGCAGTCACAATTCGGTGAAGAGTTATCACTATTCTTATTTTGGTATAAATCTTTGCATTATTTTTTAGAAGAGAACCTTTAAGCAGAAATATTATTTGGTCTCGTCTCCCATTCCAGACTGAAAGAGGAGTATATCTGTGTCAGTACAGACGGCCCCTGGGAGAACATTGTCAAGTTTAAACCTCCCATGTGCTTCAGTATGGAGGATGCAGACTTGGTGGCAGACAGGATACACCACATTCTCACAGGTGACTGGAACACTTACCCTATAGCCCTGACTTATTACAATACATTTACACAGTTCTATAGTATACATTTATTATACTTAAAAGGAAaggttcacccattttgaatattatattgtttttgtgcgtCTGTGAGTGATGTCCTATCGATTccctgggtcatttcatgtttaTCTGAGTTATTGgcattcaagcaggcagaaatccgTCCTGTATGACGTAACACTGTGATAAAGTCTCTCACTGGAAGTTCATAGGAATACGACTTTTGGATCGCAAAAACGTCTATCATACATGTCACATTTCAATACTGTCCAATGTCTTCTGTCAAGTGAGCCATTGATTATATTTTTTGCC includes the following:
- the phykpl gene encoding 5-phosphohydroxy-L-lysine phospho-lyase isoform X1 produces the protein MALEMFRKEETLAMRKKLIGQSCRLFYSDDPVKIVRARGQYLYDENGKRYLDCISNVQHVGHCHPSITQAATTQMELLNANSRFLHDNIVQYADRLAATLPDKLRVFYFVNSGSEANDLALRLAHQYTQHEDVIVLDHAYHGHLTSLIDISPYKFQKLTGQKEWVHVAPIPDIYRGIFREDHPNPAQAYADTVKDVIDKVHQKGRKVSAFFSESLPSVGGQILLPKGYSTKVAEYVRSAGGVFVADEVQTGFGRVGSHFWAFQLQGDDFSPDIVTMGKPMGNGHPLSCVATTAEIAGAFTANGVEYFNTFGGNPVSCAIGLAVLDVIEKEDLRGNSSRVGGHLLDRLRQLQTKHPIIGDVRGVGLFVGLEMVTDKEQRTPATDAAAQVVRRLKEEYICVSTDGPWENIVKFKPPMCFSMEDADLVADRIHHILTDMERSHQKLDSEDLRLTGVILEEDKGRNAEVFNTTNLTDPYHN
- the phykpl gene encoding 5-phosphohydroxy-L-lysine phospho-lyase isoform X2; the encoded protein is MELLNANSRFLHDNIVQYADRLAATLPDKLRVFYFVNSGSEANDLALRLAHQYTQHEDVIVLDHAYHGHLTSLIDISPYKFQKLTGQKEWVHVAPIPDIYRGIFREDHPNPAQAYADTVKDVIDKVHQKGRKVSAFFSESLPSVGGQILLPKGYSTKVAEYVRSAGGVFVADEVQTGFGRVGSHFWAFQLQGDDFSPDIVTMGKPMGNGHPLSCVATTAEIAGAFTANGVEYFNTFGGNPVSCAIGLAVLDVIEKEDLRGNSSRVGGHLLDRLRQLQTKHPIIGDVRGVGLFVGLEMVTDKEQRTPATDAAAQVVRRLKEEYICVSTDGPWENIVKFKPPMCFSMEDADLVADRIHHILTDMERSHQKLDSEDLRLTGVILEEDKGRNAEVFNTTNLTDPYHN